GAACACGCTCACCGCCTTCCGAGTGGAGATCCGCCCGGTCGATGAAGCCAAGGCGCTACATACGCCGGAGTGGGGTGCGATGCTCAAGACCATTCAGATCCAACTGTTGGATGCCGAGGGCAAGGCCAGCGAGGTGCCTCTGGCCGAGATCATCGCCGATGAAGCGCACCCGATCTTCGATCCCAACCGCTCGATCAAGGGCTCGAACCGCGGCTGGGGCCAATACACCAAGATCTTCAAGCCCCGCCACGCGATCGTGACGCTGAAGCAACCGCTCAGCCTGCCGGAGTCGAGTTCCCTGCGGGTGATCCTTTCCCACGCCACGGACTCGGCGGGCGGTGCCTATCCGCTGATCGCGAAGCGCGGCCGCATCGCCCTCACCGATGAGGCAGGATGGACCACGCAGCACCCGGAGCTCGATGCGAAGAAGGGTGAACTCTCCGAGGCAAGGAAGGCACGGAAGGCGATTCCTTCGACGACCACTCCCGTCATGGAGGACCTGCCACCCGCCCTCGCTCGTGAGACACGGCTTTTCATCCGTGGCAATTGGATCGACAAAGGCGAGGTCGAGAAAGCGGGCACGCCTGCCGTATTTCCTCCGCTCGAGATCGAGGGCGAGCCGAACAGACTCTCGATGGCCAGATGGATCGCCTCACCCAAGAATCCGCTCACCGCACGTGTCGCCGTGAACCGCTTCTGGCTGGAGATCTTCGGCACCGGCATTGTCCCCACGCCGGAGGACTTCGGCTCGGCGGGCGAAAAGCCAACCCATTCCGAGCTGCTCGACACCCTCGCGGTGCGCTTCCAGGGCGAAATGAGGTGGAGCATGAAGACGCTGCTGCGTGAACTCGTCAGCAGCGCCGCGTATCGCCAGGATGCCACGCTCACTCCAGCTCTCGAGGAACGCGATGCCGGCAACCGCCTGCTCGCCCGCGGCCCGCGCCAGCGCCTAACCGGTGAAATGGCTCGGGACAACGCACTCGCCGCCGGCGGCCTGATCACGCAGCGCGATGGCGGTGCGCCGGTTCATCCGCCGATCCCCGGCGGCGTCTGGAGGCCATTCGATTCCGACGACGCATGGAAGACACCTGAGACTGGAAATCCGGAGCGCTACCGCCGATCCGTGTATGTCTACTGGAAGCGTAGTATCCCCTATCCTACCTTGGTCACTTTCGATGCTCCTTCCCGCGAGCTCTGCTCGAAGCGCCGCATCCTTTCGAACACCCCGTTGCAATCGCTGGCGGTGCTGAATGACCCCGCCTTCCACGAGTGTGCCCAGGGTCTTGCCCGCCGGATGAAATACGATGCCAGCGGCAGCATCGATGACCGGCTTTCCCGCGGCTATCGCATCGCGACCTCCCGACAGATCACACCAGACCGCCTCAGCGAACTGAAGAACCTCTTCACCAAGCTCGAAAAGGATTACGCCGCCCAGCCCGAACTGATGAAGGGCATGGCTGGCACTTCCGATGGAGCCGCCTACACGGTCGTCGCCTCCGTCCTCCTCAATCTCGATGAAGCCCTGATCCGCTAAGCCAAGATCATGTTCCCGGAACTCAAAGCCCAAAAACTCCAGCACATCACCCGCCGGCGCTTCCTGCGCGATTGCCCGGCTGGCATCGGTGCCTTGTGGATGGCCTCTCAGGGACTCTCCTCCGCAGCGGGAAAGCTGAAGATTTCTCATGATCCCAGCGCGCCCCTAGCACCGCTGCTGCCCGGTTTCGCGCCGAAAGCAAAGCGGGTGATCTACCTGCACATGGATGGGGCACCGAGCCAGCTCGAGCTCTTCGACTACAAGCCGCAGCTGGTGCGCCACAATGGCAAGGAGTGCCCGAAGGAGTATCTGGAAGGCCAACGATTTGCTTTCATCCAAGGAGTGCCGAAGATGCTCGGTCCGCAGTTCGAGTTCAAGCAGCACGGCCAATCCGGAGCATGGGTTTCCGACCGCCTGCCGGAGCTGGCGAAGCACGTGGACAAGCTCTGTTTCATCAAGACGATGCAGACGGACCAGTTCAACCATGGTCCCGCGCAGCTCCTTCTCCACACCGGGAACCAGAACCTCGGCTATCCCGCGATGGGTTCCTGGCTGACCTGGGGGCTCGGCACGGACAACCAGAACCTGCCCGGCTTCATGGTGCTGATCTCCGGCGGACGCTTCCCGCGCGCGGGTGCCTCGCTGTGGGGTAGCGGCTTCCTGCCCTCCGTCTATCAGGGCGTGCAGTGCCGCTCCGCGGGCGACCCGATCCTGAACACGACCAATCCCGCCGGGATCAACCGCGAGGTCCGGCGCGCCGCGCTGGATACGCTGGCGAAGCTGAACACGAAGGCGCATCAGGACTTCGGTGATCCGGAAACGATCACCCGCATCGCCCAGTACGAGATGGCTTACCGCATGCAGGTCTCGGTCCCGGAGGTCATGAGCATCGCCGATGAGCCACAGTACATCCACGAGATGTATGGCACTCAGCCGGGGAAGGATTCCTTCGCGAACAACTGCCTGCTTGCCCGCCGTCTGGCGGAGAATGGAGTGCGCTTCATCCAGCTCTTCGATTGGGGATGGGACTCCCATGGCTCGAATGCCGGGGAATCGCTCAACGATGGCTTCGTGAAGAAGTGCCAGGATATCGACAAGGCTATCGGGGCGCTGCTGACCGATCTGGACCAGCGTGGCATGCTGGAGGACACCCTGGTCATCTGGGGTGGTGAGTTCGGCCGCACGCCGATGCAGGAGAACCGCGGCGGCGGAAACGGCAATGCGTTCACCGGCCGCGATCACAATCCGAATGCCTTCACCATCTGGATGGCGGGCGCCGGTGTGAAGCCCGGCTTCACCTATGGCGAGACGGATGAAATGGGCTACCATGTCGCATCCAACCCGGTGCACCTCCGTGACCTCCACGCGACGATGCTCCACCTCTTCGGCTTCGAGCACCAGAGGCTGGCCTATCCTTTCCAAGGGCTCGATCAGAAGCTCACCGGTGTGAAGCCTGCGAAGGTGGTGAAGGGCATCCTCGCTTGAGCCATCCTTCAAGTTCACGCTCCCGCTTGCACAAGGTGAATCTCCGGGCGAGGCTGCGTGCGCTCCGGCGACGGAGGAAAACGCAGCCATGTCTTCTTCCATCACCCTTTCCGATGTCACGTGGCTCACTCCGGAAGGCCGCCCGGTCTTCTCCAATCTCAATCTGAGCTTCGGAACCGAGCAGGCTGGCCTCGTCGGACGCAATGGCGTGGGAAAGACCACGCTGCTCAAACTCATCACCGGTGAGCTTCGGCCTGCGTCAGGGAAGATATCCGTCCACGGAAGCTTGGGGCTACTGCGCCAGACCGTACAGGTCGATGCCCAGGAGAACATCGCAGATCTATTCGGCGTGGGCGATAGCCTCGCCCTCCTGCGACGCGCGGAAAGCGGCGAAGCCAGCATGGAAGAACTTCCCGACACGGATTGGACCCTCGAGGGCAGGATGCTCTCGGCACTTTCCCGCATCGGACTGGATGCCGAACCCGAGACGCTGCTGGCGAAGCTCTCCGGTGGCCAGCGCACCCGCGCCAGCCTCGCTGCAATGATCTTCGCCGAGCCGGACTTCCTGCTGCTCGATGAGCCCACCAACAACCTGGACCGCGAAGGCAGAAGCGCCCTTGTGAGCTTTCTTTCGAAGTGGCGTGGTGGTTCGATCGTGGTGAGCCATGATCGCGATCTACTCGAGACGATGGACTCCATCGTCGAACTGACCACGCTCGGTGCCACACGTTACGGCGGCAATTGGAGCCACTATCGCGAGCTGAAATCACTCGAGCTTTCCGCCGCGCAGCACGAGCTGGCCGATGCCGAGAAGCGCATCGCGGATGTAGCCAAAAGCGTCCAAACCACTGCGGAACGAAAAGCCCGCAAGGATAGCGCCGGCCAACGCACCGCAGCAAAGGGAGGCATCCCCCGCATCGCGCTGGGTCTGATGAAGAACCGCAGTGAAAGCACCAGCGGCGAAAATGCCCGCTTGGCCGAGCGCCTGCGAAGCCAAGCACAGGAAGCTGCCGCGTCAGCCCGCGAGCGCATCGAGATTCTCCAGCCGCTTTCCCTGGAGCTGCCCCCGACGGGTCTAGCTCCGGGCAAGGCCGTGCTCAGCGTGGACTCGGTGACGGTCGGCTATAAGGAGGGCATGCCTATCATCCGCGACTTATCCTTCGAGATCAGCGGACCGGAGCGCCTGGCAGTGAGCGGCGCGAATGGCTATGGCAAGACGACCCTCTTGAATCTCATCACCGGTCAGCTTCCGCCATGGAGCGGCAAGGCGAAGATCCACACCCGCTTCGCCATGCTGGACCAACGGGCAAGCCTCCTCGATCCGGAGATCTCCATCCGCGACAACTTCGCACGCATCAATCCGGACACCGATGAGAATGCCTGCCGCGCCTCGCTCGCACGCTTCATGTTCCGGGCAGATGCCGCCCTTCAGATCATTTCCACGCTCAGCGGCGGCCAATTGCTCCGCGCTGCGCTGGCCTGCGTGCTGGGTGGCCCACAGCCACCTCCCCTTCTGATCCTCGATGAGCCAACAAACCACCTCGACATCGACTCGATCGAATCCATCGAAGCAGGCCTCCGTGCCTATGATGGGGCCCTGCTGGTAGTGAGCCATGATGAGTCCTTCCTGGAGGCTATCGGGATCACACGTCGCATCGAAATCCCCGCACAGGGGATCACGCGCCCTTCGTGAGGTAATAGAAGACGTAGTGCTGGATCGTTCCCGCCAGCTCCTTCGTGTCCGCGTGGGAATACACCGCGCCGATCTTTTCCGCGGCTCTTCTTGAGCGCTGATTGTCCTTTCCGATGTGCAGCCACACGCGGTCCGCCCATTGATAGGCGTGATCCAGCATGAGGCGCTTCATCTCGCGATTGTATTCGCCGCCCCAGTAGCTGCGCGAGAGGAAGGTGAAACCGATCGCAATCTCCTTCTTCGCAGGATCCCAATCATAGTAGCGAGACGAGCCGATCATCTCGCTCGTCTTATTGTCGTAGACGACCAAGGTCCCGCGCGACTCCATCGCGTGATGGAACCATCGTTCGAAGACCTCCCGCTGGTAGCGCGTCGGCTCCGGATGTTGCTCCCAGATCAGCGGATCGGAAGCCACCGCATGCAGGGCTTCGAAATCAGATGCCAGCAGCGGACGTAGCGTGATAAGTTCACCTTCCAGGGTGGGCTGGAGATCGAAGTCGGGGCCGGGATTCATCGCTGGGCGAACTTGAAGGAGCCACGGCAGCGCATCAAGGGGGTCGGCGAAAAAAAATCCGCGCTGCGAGGGGTGGGATCGTCGCGAAACGTTGGTCCGGTGAAATGCGGCTTTATCGCTTCATCCCCCTGCTCCTCGCGCTCGCCACCCTTTCCTGTCGGGAGAAGGTGCGAACGAGTCCCCCGTCATCCGGAACACAGCCATCCTCAGCTCCCGCCGCATTTCCTCCAGTCCCGCCACTAAAAGTCGCCAGTATCGACATACAGCGACTCTTCAAGGGCTATTACCGGACTGAGGAGATCCAGAAGGAGTTGAACGTGGAGCAAGTGGCCATCAAGGGCGAGAGCGATGCCCGGCTCGAAACCTTGCGGTCCATCGAAACGGAGCTCCAAAACTCTGCGAGGCAACTCGCCGATCCCGCGCTGGCCGGATCCGTGAAGGAGAAGGTTGCCCAAGACCGCGCCCTACGCCGCGAGGAAGCCATCGCCTTGGAGCGCGCGCGACGTGAATTTATCGACATCAAGGGGAAACAGATCAACGAGAAGGCAGCCGCCCAAATGAGGGGGATCGTCGCGGAGATCCGGAAAAGCATCGAGGACATGGCCCGGCAGGAGGATTACGACTATGTTTTCGACAGGTCCGGCCTAACCACCTCGCAGGTGCCCTTCTTCCTCTTCAGCACGGAAAGCACGGATCTCACGGCGGCCATGCTGGAGAAGCTCAACCGCGATCACTCCATGCAAACGAAGACTGGAGAAGCCACACCGGATCCGCTAGAAGGCAAAGATTGATGGAGGAGGAGATCGTCACGCTCACCCGCGACATGATCGCGTGCAAGGAAGAGGCCTGGTGCCGCTTCCACGAGCGCTACTATCCCCTCTTGTTGGCCCAGGCGATCGCCCGAGGCATTCCTGCTGCGGATGCGCCGGATATCGTCCAAGGCGTCTATCTGCGCGTGCTCCGCCATGGAAAAGCCTTTCGCGACAGCGGAAATCTGGAGGCATGGCTCGCCTGCCTGACTCGC
This portion of the Luteolibacter luteus genome encodes:
- a CDS encoding DUF1501 domain-containing protein, which gives rise to MFPELKAQKLQHITRRRFLRDCPAGIGALWMASQGLSSAAGKLKISHDPSAPLAPLLPGFAPKAKRVIYLHMDGAPSQLELFDYKPQLVRHNGKECPKEYLEGQRFAFIQGVPKMLGPQFEFKQHGQSGAWVSDRLPELAKHVDKLCFIKTMQTDQFNHGPAQLLLHTGNQNLGYPAMGSWLTWGLGTDNQNLPGFMVLISGGRFPRAGASLWGSGFLPSVYQGVQCRSAGDPILNTTNPAGINREVRRAALDTLAKLNTKAHQDFGDPETITRIAQYEMAYRMQVSVPEVMSIADEPQYIHEMYGTQPGKDSFANNCLLARRLAENGVRFIQLFDWGWDSHGSNAGESLNDGFVKKCQDIDKAIGALLTDLDQRGMLEDTLVIWGGEFGRTPMQENRGGGNGNAFTGRDHNPNAFTIWMAGAGVKPGFTYGETDEMGYHVASNPVHLRDLHATMLHLFGFEHQRLAYPFQGLDQKLTGVKPAKVVKGILA
- a CDS encoding OmpH family outer membrane protein, which codes for MRLYRFIPLLLALATLSCREKVRTSPPSSGTQPSSAPAAFPPVPPLKVASIDIQRLFKGYYRTEEIQKELNVEQVAIKGESDARLETLRSIETELQNSARQLADPALAGSVKEKVAQDRALRREEAIALERARREFIDIKGKQINEKAAAQMRGIVAEIRKSIEDMARQEDYDYVFDRSGLTTSQVPFFLFSTESTDLTAAMLEKLNRDHSMQTKTGEATPDPLEGKD
- a CDS encoding GNAT family N-acetyltransferase yields the protein MNPGPDFDLQPTLEGELITLRPLLASDFEALHAVASDPLIWEQHPEPTRYQREVFERWFHHAMESRGTLVVYDNKTSEMIGSSRYYDWDPAKKEIAIGFTFLSRSYWGGEYNREMKRLMLDHAYQWADRVWLHIGKDNQRSRRAAEKIGAVYSHADTKELAGTIQHYVFYYLTKGA
- a CDS encoding ABC-F family ATP-binding cassette domain-containing protein, which gives rise to MSSSITLSDVTWLTPEGRPVFSNLNLSFGTEQAGLVGRNGVGKTTLLKLITGELRPASGKISVHGSLGLLRQTVQVDAQENIADLFGVGDSLALLRRAESGEASMEELPDTDWTLEGRMLSALSRIGLDAEPETLLAKLSGGQRTRASLAAMIFAEPDFLLLDEPTNNLDREGRSALVSFLSKWRGGSIVVSHDRDLLETMDSIVELTTLGATRYGGNWSHYRELKSLELSAAQHELADAEKRIADVAKSVQTTAERKARKDSAGQRTAAKGGIPRIALGLMKNRSESTSGENARLAERLRSQAQEAAASARERIEILQPLSLELPPTGLAPGKAVLSVDSVTVGYKEGMPIIRDLSFEISGPERLAVSGANGYGKTTLLNLITGQLPPWSGKAKIHTRFAMLDQRASLLDPEISIRDNFARINPDTDENACRASLARFMFRADAALQIISTLSGGQLLRAALACVLGGPQPPPLLILDEPTNHLDIDSIESIEAGLRAYDGALLVVSHDESFLEAIGITRRIEIPAQGITRPS
- a CDS encoding PSD1 and planctomycete cytochrome C domain-containing protein produces the protein MSRKPKACRSGWSRGKLAASSSLLLLLGSSARAEVDFAHDVRPILNSHCTACHGGVKEAGEVSFIYRDKALGKGESGKQIIVPGDPDGSEMMARILSTDPDEVMPKPEHGPPLPAKEIETLRQWIKEGAKWGEHWSFVAPIAHTAPEVKDAAWPKNPIDRFLLARMESEGLKPSKEADKAALLRRLSLDLTGLPPSVEELDAFLSDAAPDAYDKQVTRLLSSARFGERWASVWMDLARYADSEGLGLDKRRDVWKYRDWLISAFNKDLPYNEFTIEQLAGDLLPHPSLDQRIATTFHRLSQANNEGGTDDEEFRVVAVMDRVATTWEVWQGVTMGCVQCHSHPYDPIEHAEYYRFMDFFNRSVDNDVPENHPVIQVPLDPARHAEAGELENKIRSLEEDIFQVRQSLASRTKWTETSGMSGSSQKAKLEVVKHEGVEEFRTIGNVSAGAVHTLDIPKPGGMNTLTAFRVEIRPVDEAKALHTPEWGAMLKTIQIQLLDAEGKASEVPLAEIIADEAHPIFDPNRSIKGSNRGWGQYTKIFKPRHAIVTLKQPLSLPESSSLRVILSHATDSAGGAYPLIAKRGRIALTDEAGWTTQHPELDAKKGELSEARKARKAIPSTTTPVMEDLPPALARETRLFIRGNWIDKGEVEKAGTPAVFPPLEIEGEPNRLSMARWIASPKNPLTARVAVNRFWLEIFGTGIVPTPEDFGSAGEKPTHSELLDTLAVRFQGEMRWSMKTLLRELVSSAAYRQDATLTPALEERDAGNRLLARGPRQRLTGEMARDNALAAGGLITQRDGGAPVHPPIPGGVWRPFDSDDAWKTPETGNPERYRRSVYVYWKRSIPYPTLVTFDAPSRELCSKRRILSNTPLQSLAVLNDPAFHECAQGLARRMKYDASGSIDDRLSRGYRIATSRQITPDRLSELKNLFTKLEKDYAAQPELMKGMAGTSDGAAYTVVASVLLNLDEALIR